A part of Aspergillus flavus chromosome 1, complete sequence genomic DNA contains:
- a CDS encoding thiamine pyrophosphokinase-related protein: MSKTILDVVKECDNFASNDEPTSQSEVLTKCYTFRVNGCGAILGYILHEIVEKIEWSDSWSIDHHQRTVTLAVPATATADMRSRVLEDTLQATRKLGLISMLQSWRDETFPVYGPEGQLLLEIERCATALFGIVTYGVQLLCYVRDEQGLRLWIGRRSERKQTYPGMLDTTAAGGLVTRKLPIEALICEAHEEASLPEEMVRDKVKPISHLTYFHVRGSKAGGEIGLLQPEVEYTYELELDPGMTPKPRDTEVESFSLYTIDEVLCALKEGQFKPNSAIVIVEFLILHGIIRAENESGYAEILSHLHRELQFPVRILPST; encoded by the exons ATGTCGAAAACTATTCTCGACGTGGTTAAGGAATGTGATAA TTTTGCTTCAAATGACGAACCCACATCTCAGTCAGAAGTCTTGACAAAATGCTATACGTTTAGAGTGAATGGCTGCGGTGCTATACTGGGATATATTCTCCATGAAATCGTTGAAAAGATCGAGTGGTCTGACTCATGGTCAATTGATCACCACCAGCGTACTGTGACTCTAGCGGTGCCAGCTACAGCAACAGCCGATATGCGCTCTCGCGTGCTCGAGGACACTCTCCAAGCCACCAGAAAACTAGGCCTCATATCAATGCTACAAAGCTGGCGAGATGAAACATTCCCGGTGTACGGTCCAGAAGGACAACTCCTGCTCGAAATAGAGCGTTGTGCAACTGCTTTATTCGGGATTGTGACTTACGGTGTCCAACTCCTCTGCTATGTGAGGGACGAACAAGGCCTTCGATTATGGATTGGTAGGAGATCAGAACGCAAGCAGACTTACCCAGGTATGCTCGATACCACGGCAGCCGGCGGTCTAGTTACTAGAAAGCTACCGATTGAAGCTCTCATATGCGAAGCACATGAAGAGGCGTCCTTACCAGAAGAAATGGTGAGGGACAAAGTCAAACCAATCAGTCACCTTACATATTTCCACGTCCGTGGGAGCAAAGCTGGAGGGGAGATCGGTCTACTTCAACCCGAGGTAGAGTATACATACGAGCTTGAATTAGATCCAGGCATGACCCCAAAGCCAAGGGACACCGAGGTGGAGAGTTTCAGCTTATACACTATCGACGAAGTGCTTTGTGCTTTGAAAGAGGGACAGTTCAAGCCAAATAGTGCTATTGTTATTGTTGAATTCCTTATTTTGCATGGGATCATCCGCGCTGAGAATGAGTCGGGGTACGCTGAAATCTTGTCGCATTTACATCGTGagcttcaatttcctgtTCGCATTTTGCCGTCTACGTGA
- a CDS encoding Six-hairpin glycosidase-like protein — translation MISNAIFLLLFASSPALGNIDRQCIVSKYNVVRSNLITNETTPLQVGNGNFAFNVDNTGLQTFLPFNTLSSWGWHNDSLPSNGEKIENYHGVPMLTHGRNVSYDIPDPGLPEVSQWLTANPNRINLGRIGLQYKGSLVSASQITEPRQELDLWKGVITSTFKIDGQLVNVVTQGDLHSDSVVFEIESSLIASDDLAVELDFPYPPIHSTKYKYEVFVGVYDFPENHTTNIEGYRDSMAHIRHELQETNYYLNLRWGPGQPLRLCRQHNATHRYTLKSRSSSSMAFTANFSPKKQTADLPAVVQQRSSSAWNQYWTQGGFIDLTSSSNPKADELQRRIILSQYHVRVNSAAKGQSPQESGLMNNGWYGKFHMEMVIWHNAHWATWGRQEQFDSIFPELYDTLLPSSFARARSMGWDGARWPKMTDVETGVSSPGGINGLLLWQQPHPMYLATLAYQASPTHETLERWDRILTATADYMASYAWKNTSSGYYDLGLPAYGVTENTPPSESLNLAYEIAYWRYGLDVAREWKRKLNQPVPEKWTVVAEGLARPPQIDGLYTVYEGLNSSWWNDSSLTGDPRSLIMLQGILPNTPAVDPDIASKTAKKVWEIWADDKIRGWGRPVLAINAARVGDPDRAIYHLTAYDYWNFDDAGFAERGGDGGTPPPFMPGNAGLLYAVAYMAAGWEGSQGDAPGFPQDGSWVVKHEGLIRAP, via the exons ATGATTTCAAATGCCATATTTTTACTTCTCTTCGCATCATCTCCTGCACTGGGGAATATTGACAG ACAATGTATAGTGTCCAAATACAATGTAGTCCGCTCCAACCTAATCACCAATGAGACGACGCCACTCCAAGTGGGTAATGGTAATTTTGCATTCAATGTTGATAACACAGGTTTGCAG ACCTTTCTGCCTTTCAACACGTTATCCAGTTGGGGCTGGCATAATGATTCTCTCCCAAGCAATGG GGAGAAAATTGAGAATTATCATGGAGTCCCCATGTTAACCCATGGGCGGAACGTGTCCTATGATATCCCTGACCCTGGCCTCCCTGAAGTGTCGCAATGGCTCACTGCGAATCCCAACCGCATAAATCTAGGACGCATAGGATTACAGTACAAAGGGTCACTTGTCTCCGCGTCTCAAATTACAGAGCCGCGACAGGAGCTCGACCTATGGAAAGGGGTCATCACCTCGACCTTCAAGATTGATGGCCAATTAGTCAACGTGGTGACTCAAGGAGACTTACATTCGGACTCAGTAGTCTTTGAAATCGAGTCGAGCCTAATCGCATCTGATGATTTGGCCGTCGAGCTAGACTTTCCATACCCACCAATTCACTCCACCAAGTACAAATATGAAGTCTTCGTTGGTGTCTACGATTTCCCCGAGAACCATACTACCAATATTGAGGGGTACAGGGACAGCATGGCACATATTCGACACGAGTTGCAGGAGACGAATTACTATCTCAATCTGCGATGGGGCCCTGGGCAACCCCTACGGCTTTGTCGTCAACACAATGCAACCCACAGATACACCCTCAAATCCAgatcgtcttcttccatggcatTCACGGCGAACTTTTCACCAAAAAAGCAAACGGCTGATCTACCAGCTGTGGTTCAGCAACGTAGTTCCTCGGCATGGAACCAGTACTGGACTCAAGGAGGGTTTATCGATCTAACATCCTCATCTAACCCTAAGGCAGACGAGCTCCAGCGTCGCATTATTCTATCACAATACCATGTGCGAGTTAACAGCGCAGCTAAGGGACAGTCACCGCAGGAAAGCGGTCTGATGAACAATGGGTGGTATG GGAAGTTCCACATGGAAATGGTGATTTGGCATAACGCGCACTGGGCGACGTGGGGTCGCCAAGAACAGTTTGACAGCATTTTTCCAGAATTATATGACACATTACTACCATCGTCATTCGCACGGGCAAGGTCTATGGGGTGGGACGGAGCACG TTGGCCAAAAATGACTGATGTTGAGACCGGTGTGAGCTCACCCGGCGGCATCAATGGTCTTCTACTGTGGCAACAG CCCCATCCCATGTATTTGGCAACACTGGCTTATCAGGCATCACCGACACACGAGACCCTTGAACGATGGGACCGCATCTTAACGGCCACAGCGGATTATATGGCCTCTTACGCGTGGAAGAATACAAGCTCGGGCTATTATGATCTGGGACTACC GGCATATGGCGTGACTGAGAACACACCTCCATCTGAAAGTCTCAATCTTGCATATGAA ATCGCTTACTGGAGATACGGACTTGACGTCGCGCGCgaatggaaaaggaagcttAACCAGCCAGTTCCCGAGAAATGGACAGTGGTCGCGGAAGGTCTCGCTCGACCCCCGCAAATTGACGGTTTGTATACCGTCTACGAGGGATTGAACAGTTCATGGTGGAATGATAGCTCTCTAACCGGAGACCCTCGGAGCTTGATCATGCTTCAAGGCATCCTCCCTAACACACCAGCAGTTGATCCGGATATTGCCTCCAAGACAGCCAAGAAGGTGTGGGAAATATGGGCCGACGACAAGATTAGGGGATGGGGTAGACCTGTCCTTGCGATCAATGCGGCACGGGTGGGAGATCCGGACCGAGCGATATACCACTTGACCGCATATGACTATTGGAATTTTGATGATGCTG GATTTGCCGAGCGTGGAGGAGATG GAGGAACCCCTCCCCCTTTTATGCCGGGTAATGCTGGACTACTTTATGCTG TGGCATACATGGCTGCCGGCTGGGAAGGGTCCCAGGGCGACGCTCCAGGGTTTCCTCAGGACGGCAGTTGGGTAGTCAAGCATGAAGGATTAATTAGAGCACCGTAG
- a CDS encoding Mss4-like protein, with translation MTANREDKTLTAACHCRSVNFTVTVPGDALPLNIHLCHCSVCRYTHGALCSFHAPLPKDIHPEFISPSSLDNLIPYTYSGSKAIRFFCRKCGCHVGDRGHSDGRWVVSSAIFDHSGDENVWQISSHIYANDDDKGGLFDLVRRIKGREIAISYPVRQEDETAIQDNLKTRQSEDQSLRAQCHCGGVSFNVSRPSPDFVHDPSNRKWVLEGKEDKWLGSLDVCDDCRLVSGANIAAWMFVPVSHISPSPPEDLLIGSSKRYSSSDGVVRTFCGTCGAVVFYSCSDRPEIVDVAVGILRDPKSLLAESWVVWRTGCIAYLEDGLRYDKGFTKSLDEGLQRWGKDKYGELEYFRIG, from the coding sequence ATGACTGCTAACAGAGAAGACAAGACCTTGACAGCAGCCTGCCACTGTCGATCTGTGAACTTCACCGTAACCGTGCCGGGTGACGCGCTTCCACTGAACATTCACCTATGTCACTGCAGTGTGTGCCGCTATACGCATGGGGCCCTCTGTAGCTTTCATGCCCCGCTTCCCAAAGATATTCATCCTGAATTCATCTCGCCGTCAAGCCTTGACAATTTAATACCGTATACGTACTCGGGGTCCAAAGCTATTCGGTTCTTCTGTAGAAAATGTGGTTGTCATGTTGGTGACCGCGGTCACAGCGATGGTCGCTGGGTGGTCTCAAGTGCGATCTTCGATCATAGTGGAGACGAAAACGTCTGGCAAATAAGCTCACACATTTATGCcaacgatgatgataaaGGCGGGTTGTTCGACTTGGTACGTCGGATTAAAGGTCGTGAGATTGCTATTTCGTATCCAGTGAGGCAGGAAGATGAGACCGCCATACAGGACAATTTGAAGACACGGCAAAGCGAGGATCAGTCTCTACGGGCTCAGTGTCACTGCGGAGGAGTCTCGTTCAATGTCTCCCGTCCTTCTCCGGACTTTGTGCATGACCCTTCAAATCGTAAATGGGTTCtcgaagggaaagaagacaagtGGCTAGGTTCATTGGATGTGTGTGATGACTGCCGCTTGGTCAGTGGGGCGAATATTGCAGCCTGGATGTTTGTGCCAGTGAGCCATATATCGCCTTCTCCGCCAGAAGATCTACTCATCGGGTCTTCAAAACGTTATTCATCGAGTGATGGAGTGGTGAGAACCTTTTGTGGAACATGTGGCGCTGTGGTCTTCTATTCTTGTAGTGATCGCCCTGAAATAGTGGACGTCGCAGTTGGTATCTTACGGGACCCAAAGTCCTTACTCGCAGAGAGCTGGGTTGTTTGGAGAACCGGGTGTATTGCTTATCTTGAAGATGGTTTACGATATGATAAAGGATTTACCAAGTCTCTGGATGAGGGGCTACAGAGGTGGGGAAAGGACAAGTATGGAGAGCTGGAGTATTTTCGTATAGGGTAG
- a CDS encoding uncharacterized protein (expressed protein) yields the protein MQPATLLFLIGWMVVSWVSNALERLDAQELTRFVEGLLARNSEPVLYMIAERNSSIILYSLLGLCGAPSSGWAFG from the coding sequence ATGCAACCGGCAACGCTTCTGTTCCTGATTGGCTGGATGGTCGTCAGCTGGGTGAGCAATGCATTAGAGCGGCTGGATGCTCAGGAATTAACAAGATTCGTCGAAGGTCTACTGGCTCGGAACTCAGAACCTGTTTTATACATGATAGCTGAACGGAATAGCTCCATAATACTTTACAGCCTACTTGGTTTATGCGGGGCTCCTAGCTCTGGTTGGGCGTTCGGATGA
- a CDS encoding peptidase M60, viral enhancin protein, producing the protein MAIKTRHIPVLPRPRWLDAAGMGKGIDHDRQHLSIVLAAGQTIKARQTNTAITGELTLRLLNDDNQTEASKKVGSDWAELSASVVSVPFIDTLYTDTSNAAVEPVVEYEYPDGSKQLPVYRKGQSQSEFFNHWDNQGSEFALLDSSYTQVLVPVIDKEALRHPQEVDNIDGLIGYYESVFSFYNALAGLSFEPERPSDLNSTNRYFMKADKHGAGGAYYGQNWTAASTNAIKEWWLLPSASNWGNLHEIGHGYQMSFRNDRYFWNGEVSNNVYAALYQSAYLGDRKYQEGWLYNYGKQAQVEQGIISDITSHKSLNDWDLRAKLYFLVLMVEKAGVDSFADFNQQYRLVSNQPNFDSTNHLLLDMLSDSFSRIGHIDVTPFVELCSGYISPGQREINQFGQGRAVYPLNQLVDGDTLTQLQEQLKLQSPLTLVTVSQLLASGIKGDVSLELKIDDFSQIYGKTITVLDGSRYVRQLTVETENIYLGDLPIGVYTLRLPLGRNSKYQVDQRYLVVKPGSAQVHVNFVPQTGSQVTNQEIKLLGLGDNLFSTILVDQANHVVQVAVTNKDPHSYFGNETYAEVVIKDNTGKEQFRATMPGVGATLRDDKIAFKPGYTLEVYHAEPSHRIQLRPDFDGVIDHNQKRNIFEITSSGLKNQSLNNDPLAALLARIAAAATALRSHPTRLHAECPSKVDIWLAIDQFTGSQREALLKEYSDCIPSDNNAPSEGLGNSFTAAFKGIGDWQFLTTELDLVGRKLTVALRDGIAHHYFNDTYAALQVLDADGNELLNLDVKGSTSQTARNWTLPLSGYGGEVLNIRHEEAPTRLFINNNMRDLRLSGRETRQNYRVTSTGLELLTRT; encoded by the coding sequence ATGGCTATCAAAACCAGGCACATCCCTGTTCTTCCACGTCCAAGATGGCTCGATGCGGCAGGGATGGGCAAAGGCATTGATCATGACCGCCAGCATCTAAGCATCGTCCTTGCTGCAGGCCAAACTATCAAGGCTCGTCAAACCAACACCGCAATCACTGGCGAGCTCACTCTGCGCTTGCTGAACGACGATAATCAAACGGAGGCATCCAAAAAAGTGGGCAGCGACTGGGCTGAGCTCAGCGCTAGTGTTGTCTCTGTGCCATTCATCGACACGCTGTACACCGATACCTCAAATGCCGCTGTGGAGCCGGTGGTTGAATATGAATATCCGGATGGTTCGAAGCAACTACCCGTTTATCGCAAGGGACAAAGTCAGAGCGAATTCTTCAATCACTGGGATAATCAGGGGTCGGAGTTCGCACTTCTTGACTCCAGCTACACACAAGTCCTCGTTCCTGTGATTGATAAAGAGGCATTGAGACATCCGCAGGAGGTGGACAATATTGACGGGCTGATCGGATACTATGAATCAGTGTTTTCATTCTACAATGCCTTGGCCGGGCTATCATTCGAACCTGAGCGTCCTTCTGATCTGAACAGTACCAATCGTTACTTCATGAAGGCTGACAAACACGGCGCCGGTGGCGCGTATTACGGCCAGAACTGGACCGCAGCGTCGACTAATGCGATCAAGGAATGGTGGCTGCTGCCGTCTGCGAGCAACTGGGGCAATCTACACGAGATCGGTCACGGATATCAGATGTCGTTCCGCAATGACCGATATTTCTGGAACGGTGAAGTATCCAACAACGTTTATGCCGCTCTATACCAGAGCGCCTATCTAGGCGACCGCAAGTATCAGGAAGGCTGGCTGTATAACTATGGAAAGCAAGCCCAAGTTGAGCAAGGTATCATCAGTGACATCACGTCGCACAAGTCACTCAATGACTGGGATCTTCGCGCGAAGCTATACTTTCTCGTCTTGATGGTGGAAAAGGCAGGTGTCGACTCGTTTGCCGATTTCAACCAGCAGTATCGTCTGGTTAGCAACCAGCCAAACTTCGATTCCACTAATCATCTGCTTCTGGATATGCTCTCTGACAGCTTCTCCCGCATTGGACACATTGATGTGACACCGTTTGTGGAGCTATGCAGTGGATATATCTCACCAGGACAGCGTGAAATCAACCAGTTTGGTCAAGGCAGAGCCGTTTATCCGCTAAATCAGCTTGTGGATGGAGATACCTTGACACAGCTCCAGGAGCAGCTGAAATTGCAAAGCCCTCTTACCTTAGTCACTGTCTCCCAATTGCTCGCTAGCGGGATCAAAGGTGATGTCAGCCTCGAACTCAAGATCGATGATTTCAGCCAAATCTACGGGAAGACTATCACAGTGCTGGACGGCTCCCGCTATGTCCGCCAGCTCACCGTTGAAACCGAGAATATATACCTTGGAGATCTGCCGATCGGTGTATATACTTTGCGTCTCCCGTTGGGGCGAAACAGCAAATACCAGGTTGATCAACGCTATCTGGTTGTCAAGCCTGGATCAGCTCAGGTGCACGTGAATTTTGTCCCTCAGACTGGGTCTCAAGTGACCAACCAAGAGATAAAGCTGCTAGGTCTAGGGGACAATTTGTTCAGCACCATACTAGTCGATCAAGCAAATCACGTCGTGCAAGTAGCCGTGACTAACAAAGACCCTCATTCTTACTTTGGTAATGAAACATACGCAGAAGTCGTCATCAAAGATAACACTGGCAAGGAGCAGTTCCGCGCTACAATGCCAGGAGTCGGAGCAACACTACGTGATGACAAAATAGCTTTCAAGCCGGGCTACACCCTCGAGGTTTATCATGCGGAACCCAGCCACCGCATCCAGCTGAGACCAGACTTTGACGGGGTGATCGACCACAACCAGAAGAGGAATATCTTCGAGATAACCTCCAGTGGTCTCAAAAACCAATCACTCAACAACGACCCGCTGGCTGCCTTACTAGCACGCATAGCAGCGGCAGCAACTGCGCTGCGGAGTCACCCTACTCGATTACACGCTGAGTGTCCCAGCAAGGTGGATATTTGGCTCGCCATCGACCAGTTTACAGGCTCTCAACGCGAGGCTTTGCTAAAAGAATATTCCGACTGCATACCATCCGACAATAATGCCCCCAGCGAAGGGCTCGGCAATTCCTTTACAGCTGCATTCAAAGGCATCGGGGATTGGCAGTTCCTGACGACAGAATTAGATTTAGTCGGCAGAAAGCTGACTGTAGCTTTGAGGGACGGGATAGCTCATCACTATTTCAACGATACGTACGCTGCCTTGCAGGTTCTAGATGCTGATGGAAACGAGCTTCTCAATCTGGATGTCAAGGGCAGCACATCTCAAACGGCACGAAACTGGACTTTGCCTCTTTCTGGCTACGGGGGAGAGGTGCTCAACATCCGTCACGAGGAAGCGCCCACCCGCCTGTTCATTAACAACAACATGCGAGACCTTCGCTTGTCTGGTCGTGAGACAAGGCAGAACTACCGTGTCACGTCCACCGGGCTCGAACTTCTAACCCGAACTTAA
- a CDS encoding uncharacterized protein (expressed protein), protein MYWPLLVVSSFLVPLAASQGNDTIVAKRGAPAFLGERKYMLDQCPELEIMGETGSRGQNRPPPQSLAFDCKNPDKPGKITTGALCLNKCLGWDKNTHQFISQKNGNGLMEWNGNCWACRFQRNEKGDNFSCLCANVPEPKRYHDIYSNVDMDRRTFNLDGVVELGNGGVLRCHGQYGYC, encoded by the exons ATGTACTGGCCATTACTTGTGGTCTCCTCGTTCCTAGTACCTTTAGCTGCTAGCCAAGGCAACGACACGATTGTCGCGAAAAGAGGCGCACCTGCGTTTCTTGgcgaaagaaaatatatgCTAGACCAGTGTCCTGAACTCGAAATAATGGGTGAAACGGGTTCGAGAGGTCAAAATCGACCACCTCCACAAAGTCTCGCGTTCGATTGCAAGAATCCCGACAAGCCTGGTAAAATTACCACAGGAGCTTTGTGTCTGAACAAATGTCTTGGCTGGGATAAAAACACGCATCAATTTATCTCACAAAAGAA TGGAAATGGACTTATGGAATGGAATGGTAATTGTTGGGCCTGTCGTTTTCAGAGAAACGAAAAGGGGGACAATTTTTCCTGTTTATGCGCGAACGTGCCCGAGCCTAAAAGGTATCATGACATTTACTCAAATGTAGATATGGATCGGAGGACATTCAATCTAG ACGGTGTTGTCGAGCTTGGTAACGGCGGTGTTCTACGATGCCATGGGCAATATGGATATTGTTGA
- a CDS encoding SNF2 family N-terminal domain-containing protein, with product MSLRRLLNPTDDDAGDEWPDDMRRVRPRLGGPVDWALNPTEDHPDQMVYPTDMSFNHSFADQDMMFVNQLVPIPGLDAISFDQTSFLQPVPDDVGLSGTSMTSTPGLEFIDGPVGNVDVSMVDVASSVQEEQVCFGMVGHNPLHKHQILTFTQLVHEKVKLVGIGQDLETKILALKEANQHFQTLTIQPSSDGPLFLRFPDGTDLGYLSKKMEQALQELIGRPLFEIDALTNLNSLIDSLRRAGKPSDAAARVSINVYGRESDRDKVGRELSNKDLFLQHPDGCRVGVKYDNPHILHLDGMDETDTDEEDEEDVIEVDVAETTPEQEEGLRETLDEVFNSLTRGDHLRQLGGSETLNRTLYQSVTNYLAPSALGWKLICDIPDEYRLWQPKPMARGQLYFHVITGNEQHEQPDESGGGILADEMGMGKSLTTLVLMAKTLQEARQWVEHAKALPGASLAETPTRATLVIVPSRGRLTSKVLINTWEREIDDHLNAGIKMMRYHGRSRKDLISNIDRYDIVITTYNTLAKEHDAKILGKGQSPLHDFAWYRVVLDEAHMIRRRSTTFHRAVVELRAKSRWCLSGTPIQNSLGDLGSLLAFIQLKPFHDPRNFSHWIANPFGVRATKRKAIERLTHLLEAVCLRRTIERVDLPGQRSEIRLVQFTPEERAKYELTRKDMKRFIHQQAGEYNQQAETFGMFQVFLQLRSFCNHGTYQPRFSWAKRNLLEDELDPVCSMTRDSLNRCSGCRQPLPVIPHDRRPKYVESCKHVLCDDCSWGSSTHPDPEERRHCPLCESLRGARYRGHIPGASNQRNRDDADFLNADGYSSKMRALISDVQRDIRTTKSIIFSCWTRTLDLIAKHLKASRIEFERIDGKTSTSQRQKILDRFDGTRTVPVLIMTTGTGAFGLNLQSVNRVFIVEPQWNPSVESQAIARAIRLGQEQQVLVTRYRVENSIEEAMCSQQTHKLKISQMDFKKDLEASPTGDEGASDQPSDIQ from the exons ATGTCTCTGAGACGACTTCTCAACCCGACGGACGATGACGCTGGAGACGAATGGCCAGATGATATGCGGCGTGTTCGTCCGCGACTAGGAGGGCCTGTTGACTG GGCTCTAAATCCAACAGAGGACCATCCCGACCAGATGGTCTATCCAACAGACATGTCATTCAATCACTCCTTCGCTGATCAAGACATGATGTTTGTAAATCAGCTGGTACCTATTCCGGGACTAGACGCCATTTCCTTCGATCAAACCTCCTTTTTACAGCCGGTGCCTGATGATGTAGGATTGAGTGGTACATCCATGACATCAACGCCTGGGCTTGAATTTATCGATGGACCAGTAGGTAACGTTGACGTTTCGATGGTAGACGTCGCTTCCAGTGTGCAGGAAGAGCAGGTGTGCTTTGGCATGGTTGGTCATAATCCCCTGCATAAGCATCAGATATTAACGTTTACCCAGCTCGTCCACGAGAAGGTTAAATTAGTCGGAATAGGTCAAGACCTAGAAACTAAAATACTAGCACTCAAAGAGGCCAACCAGCATTTTCAAACCCTTACCATTCAACCGTCTAGCGATGGGCCACTCTTCCTCAGGTTTCCTGACGGCACAGATCTAGGTTATCTATCTAAAAAGATGGAACAGGCGTTGCAAGAGCTTATCGGTCGGCCCTTATTCGAGATCGATGCTCTCACCAATCTCAATTCTCTCATCGATTCCCTGCGTCGTGCTGGGAAACCGAGTGATGCGGCGGCCCGCGTGAGCATCAACGTTTATGGGAGAGAATCTGACCGCGACAAAGTAGGGAGAGAGCTTTCAAACAaagatctcttcctccaacaccCCGATGGCTGTCGTGTAGGGGTTAAATATGACAATCCACATATCCTACACTTGGATGGTATGGATGAGACAGATaccgatgaagaggacgaagaggatgttaTTGAGGTGGATGTGGCGGAAACTACGCCTGAGCAGGAAGAGGGCCTCAGGGAGACGCTTGACGAGGTCTTTAATTCACTAACACGAGGTGATCACCTTAGGCAACTAGGAGGGAGCGAGACATTGAATAGGACCTTATATCAGTCAGTCACCAATTATCTTGCACCTTCTGCGCTAGGCTGGAAGCTAATCT GTGATATTCCAGACGAATATCGCCTCTGGCAGCCAAAGCCTATGGCCCGGGGGCAACT GTATTTCCATGTCATCACCGGCAACGAGCAGCATGAGCAACCCGACGAAAGTGGTGGAGGGATCCTTGCTGATGAGATGGGCATGGGAAAGTCCCTTACTACTTTGGTTCTTATGGCAAAGACATTGCAAGAAGCACGCCAATGGGTCGAGCATGCAAAGGCTCTACCAGGAGCTTCCCTTGCCGAGACGCCTACTCGAGCGACGTTGGTCATTGTTCCTTCGCGCG GTAGGCTAACTTCCAAAGTGTTGATTAACACTTGGGAAAGGGAGATTGACGA TCACCTAAATGCTGGCATAAAGATGATGAGATACCATGGACGATCACGGAAGGACCTAATTAGCAACATCGACCGATATGATATTGTCATTACCACGTATAACACTCTGGCAAAGGAGCATGATGCAAAGATCCTCGGAAAGGGCCAAAGCCCGCTACATGACTTTGCGTGGTATCGAGTTGTCCTGGATGAAG CCCACATGATACGTCGCCGTAGCACAACCTTTCATAGGGCTGTGGTTGAACTGAGAGCCAAATCACGCTGGTGTCTCTCGGGAACTCCTATTCAGAACAGCTTAGGCGACCTAGGCTCACTATTGGCCTTTATACAACTAAAGCCTTTCCACGATCCCAGAAACTTTAGTCACTGGATAGCTAATCCTTTTGGAGTCAGGGCGACCAAGCGAAAGGCAATCGAGAGGCTCACACACCTTCTGGAAGCTGTCTGTCTCAGGCGAACGATTGAGCGCGTTGACTTGCCAGGTCAACGATCAGAAATACGTCTCGTGCAATTTACTCCTGAAGAACGTGCTAAGTATGAGCTTACAAGGAAAGACATGAAGCGTTTCATCCACCAACAAGCTGGGGAGTACAATCAGCAAGCAGAGACATTTGGTATGTTTCAGGTCTTTCTGCAGCTAAGGAGCTTTTGTAATCATGGAACGTACCAGCCCCGGTTCTCTTGGGCTAAGAGAAAcctgctggaggatgaatTGGACCCCGTCTGTTCGATGACAAGGGATAGCCTGAACCGCTGCTCAGGTTGCCGACAGCCTTTGCCGGTCATACCACATGACAGACGGCCAAAGTATGTAGAAAGTTGCAAGCACGTCCTATGTGACGACTGTTCTTGGGGCAGCAGCACTCATCCAGACCCAGAGGAGAGGCGTCACTGTCCACTATGTGAATCTCTTAGGGGGGCACGTTATCGTGGCCATATACCTGGCGCGTCAAATCAAAGAAACCGAGACGATGCAGATTTTCTGAACGCGGACGGTTATTCATCCAAGATGAGGGCGCTTATATCCGATGTGCAGAGAGATATAAGGACAACCAAGAG TATCATTTTCTCATGCTGGACACGGACCCTTGACCTGATCGCCAAGCATCTGAAAGCTTCACGTATAGAATTTGAGCGCATTGACGGCAAAACATCAACATCTCAGCGCCAAAAGATACTTGACAGATTTGATGGCACCAGGACAGTCCCCGTGTTGATCATGACAACAGGCACAGGAGCCTTCGG GCTGAACCTACAATCCGTCAATCGGGTATTCATCGTCGAGCCGCAATGGAATCCTAGTGTTGAGAGCCAGGCTATTGCACGCGCAATTCGCCTCGGTCAGGAGCAGCAAGTCCTAGTTACCCGCTACCGTGTTGAGAACAGTATTGAAGAG GCCATGTGCTCTCAACAAACGCACAAATTGAAGATCAGCCAGATGGACTTCAAAAAGGACCTGGAAGCATCTCCTACTGGTGATGAAGGAGCCTCTGACCAGCCTTCAGATATCCAGTAA